A portion of the Piscirickettsia litoralis genome contains these proteins:
- a CDS encoding integrase core domain-containing protein: LDGKFRTACLNQHWFRTLDEAKIEIDKWRKHYNEVRPHSSLNYLPPSHYAKIVA; encoded by the coding sequence CCTTGATGGTAAATTCCGTACTGCCTGCCTCAACCAGCACTGGTTTAGAACATTAGACGAAGCTAAAATTGAGATTGATAAATGGCGCAAACACTACAATGAGGTGAGGCCTCACAGCTCACTCAATTATTTACCCCCTTCACATTATGCAAAGATAGTTGCATAA
- a CDS encoding site-specific integrase, whose product THSNLCASLTAYLLEESRPEHGQKPVILSRRKSHFPAHTVVNWFADLYKSLGFEGCSSHSGRRTFVTRAAKNIIKAGGSLRDVQQLAGHTTLQTTQRYIEGDSEAKKKIVNLI is encoded by the coding sequence ACACACTCCAACCTGTGCGCTTCACTGACCGCTTACCTTTTAGAAGAAAGCCGACCAGAGCATGGGCAAAAGCCTGTTATTCTCTCACGCCGAAAGTCCCACTTCCCAGCCCACACCGTCGTGAATTGGTTTGCTGATTTATATAAAAGCCTTGGATTTGAAGGTTGCAGTAGTCACAGTGGCCGCCGCACTTTTGTTACCCGCGCAGCTAAAAATATTATCAAAGCTGGTGGCTCCCTGCGCGACGTTCAACAACTCGCTGGACACACTACCCTACAAACAACGCAACGCTATATTGAAGGTGATAGTGAAGCTAAAAAAAAGATTGTTAATTTGATATAG